The following proteins come from a genomic window of Candidatus Babeliales bacterium:
- a CDS encoding IS5/IS1182 family transposase: IGMIKRFKIVSDKYRNRRKRFGLRFNLIAGICNFELTK; this comes from the coding sequence TGATTGGAATGATAAAACGATTCAAAATAGTTTCTGACAAGTACCGTAATCGAAGAAAGAGGTTTGGATTACGTTTTAATCTCATTGCGGGAATATGTAATTTTG